CCAGCACTGCTGACCAGTGAACGTGCCAGCCTGGTCACGTGTCCCCCAGCGTCGTCCGCGAGGAGACGGATGAGACCGATGATTATTAGATCGGCGCCTGAGCCGCACTTCACGTGCGCTCTTTCCTATCCAAGCAGCAAATATGACTCGTCCATCGCTGCTACTGCTGGCAGGAGAAGGACGGGAGTCCATCGATTGGCACCACCGGCTGTCATAACGCCGCGACCCGTCCGTGAAGCAGATGTTGGGACGTGACTTGCCTGCTTTGGTGAGTCCATAGACTCCCACTCGGATCTCAGCATGTGTAATCCGTCAAGACAATATTGCACGAGACTCGATTGTGAGGACAGGTCTGCCATTTAAGAATCAGTCGCTCCGACGCACACATCATGGTTGTTCCGATTACCTTTGGATATCTCGTGAATCACCGTCACCTCTGTCTCCCTATCTATCTATCCATCTATCTATCTAGTGAGAGGATTAGAACCACCATGGTAAACAACTCGTCTCAGGTAGAGCGTCTGCATCCACGCACTATGGGACAGACAGGGTGGCATGTGCTTTGGCACATGTCCACGGCCATCTTCTCTGGGACAAATGATTCCTTCCATGTCTAGGGCTCCCCACAAGTTAGCCATGGGAGTTGTTGTCAAGGCTGGACTTTTGTTTGCTTGCCGAATGATGAGGGCAGGTACACTTATATTTGTAGTACCATTTGCACAGAGAGCACATTGGTTGTCTTCTAGAATTTGACTCCAATGTTTCATAAAATGGATGGTGTCAGCCACTAATCAATCACATTTGTTTGAGAGGAAATGCCATCAATTTCTGCATCTTGATGTAAGGAGATAGATAATTGACTTGGTCGTTGATAGTGAACCGGATTATTGCTAGCCGCATGTGTTAATTATGATTAAAGTACATAAAATCCTCATAAAAAGCTAAAATACTCGGTAATCATAATCATAGGTACCATTTCACTTCATGCTCGCCAAAACGTTGCATGCGAGACATACAACACGACAACAAGAGAACAAAGGTGTCGGTCTAAATAATTGAACGGTAACAAATTGACATTTGTGAGAGCACCAAAGCGATCTCAAGCTGCAAAATGAGTTCCTGAAATTAATTGCAAAGATCCCTCCCCTCCCTCTATGAGACAGCCATCCTCATCCAAATGGTTCAAAGCATTAAATAGAGTGATGTCACTTCTCGTTTATCCATACTCCGTCTTTTCATATAACTTTCTTTAAATCTAAATAAAAATGATGAAAGAGTTGGTAAGGCATTTGGCGGCCACGTCACGTCGTTTTTATTAATCGCCTGTCGTCTGTCTATTCCTTGTTTGTGCCACCATTAGAAGTGGACAGCTTAATTGACGAAAACAAAATTTATACCcaaataaaattgataggatTATTTATTTCGAGAGAGGGTGACcccaaaagaaaattgaagttccACTACGGTCCACCGTTCAATTGGGGGATAAGGTTATCCCCATAGTTAAAGATCGTATGCTTAGCTCTAATCCCGTCATCGACGTCGACTCTTCCCGGAAGCGGAACACAAAACACTCTTTCCACCCAACGTTTCCCGGCTCCGCGGGCGAAAGCACCGGCACGCGGAACAGCTGATCCCGGAGACGGAGGGAACCAGTCACATCAGTGCGCGTGTGGTCCTTTCCTAATCCACGTTGGACGGCTCCGGTGTCCGGACCGACCCGACACGTGGCGCTAGCGTAGCTCCGCGGCGGACGAATCTGAGCTGTACTGAATACAAAACTGGGGTGGACCGGATCACGTGGATCTTATCCATTGCGCCTCTCGAAAGAGGAATGAATTAATATAATATTGTCATGAATGGTTTTGGTTGGGCATGTGCTTACCGGCTACCGGCTATCCCGGTCATCGTTGTCGCTTCTTGGCAGTATATATATGGCGGGAAGCTTTCATCCTTCTCCACACCATAATCGAAGCGGAACAAGTGCTCCTTTGAGAGGGTTCAGACAGCAGAGGAGTAACGATGCCGTTCTCTCAGATCGCCATTGGACGTCCGGAGGAGGCAACTCACCCGAGTGCACTCAAGGCCGCGCTCGCTGAGTTCATATGCACCCTCATCTTCGTCTTCGCCGGCCAAGGCTCCGGCATGGCCTACAGTACGTTCTTCTCTTTGTGTCTTTCTGTCGCTTATCCTGCGTGGTCTTTGCCGGACCCCTGATGATCGTTCGTGTGGGTGCAGACAAGTTGACGAGCGACGGGGCGGCGACGCCCACGGGACTGATCGCGGCGGCGCTGGCGCACGGCTTCGCCTTGTTCGTGGCGGTGTCGGTGGGGGCTAACATCTCCGGCGGGCACGTGAACCCGGCGGTGACCTTCGGAGCGTTCGTTGGCGGGAACATCACGCTGCTGCGGGGCATCCTCTACTGGATCGCGCAGCTGCTGGGCTCCACCGTGGCCTGCCTCCTGCTCCGCTTCTCCACCGGCGGGCTCGAGACCGGCACCTTCGGGCTGTCCGGGGTGAGCGCGTGGGAGGCGCTGGTGCTGGAGATCGTCATGACCTTCGGCCTCGTGTACACCGTCTACGCCACCGCCGTGGACCCCAAGAAGGGCAGCCTCGGCACCATCGCCCCCATCGCCATCGGCTTCATCGTGGGCGCCAACATCCTCGTGGGCGGGCCCTTCAGCGGCGCCTCCATGAACCCCGCCGTGTCCTTCGGCCCGGCCCTCGTCAGCTGGTCCTGGACCCACCAGTGGATCTACTGGCTCGGTCCGCTCATCGGCGGCGGCCTCGCCGGGATCGTCTACGAGTTCTTCTTCATCAGCCACTCCCACGAGCAG
This sequence is a window from Musa acuminata AAA Group cultivar baxijiao unplaced genomic scaffold, Cavendish_Baxijiao_AAA HiC_scaffold_1109, whole genome shotgun sequence. Protein-coding genes within it:
- the LOC135666563 gene encoding probable aquaporin TIP1-1, whose translation is MPFSQIAIGRPEEATHPSALKAALAEFICTLIFVFAGQGSGMAYNKLTSDGAATPTGLIAAALAHGFALFVAVSVGANISGGHVNPAVTFGAFVGGNITLLRGILYWIAQLLGSTVACLLLRFSTGGLETGTFGLSGVSAWEALVLEIVMTFGLVYTVYATAVDPKKGSLGTIAPIAIGFIVGANILVGGPFSGASMNPAVSFGPALVSWSWTHQWIYWLGPLIGGGLAGIVYEFFFISHSHEQLPTTDY